In Prunus dulcis chromosome 2, ALMONDv2, whole genome shotgun sequence, a single genomic region encodes these proteins:
- the LOC117618548 gene encoding cleavage and polyadenylation specificity factor subunit 1 isoform X2, protein MSFAAYKMMHWPTGIENCASGFISHSRSDFVPRIPPIQTEDLESEWPTSRREIGPIPNLVVTAGNVLEVYVVRVQEEDGTRGPRASGEPKRGGLMDGVSGASLELVCHYRLHGNVVTMAILSSGGGDGSRRRDSIILTFEDAKISVLEFDDSIHGLRTSSMHCFEGPEWLHLRRGRESFARGPLVKVDPQGRCGSILVYGLQMIILKASQGGSGLVGDDDSFGSGGAISARIESSYIVNLRDMDMKHVKDFTFLHGYIEPVMVILHERELTWAGRVSWKHHTCMISALSISTTLKQHPLIWSAVNLPHDAYKLLAVPSPIGGVLVISANSIHYHSQSASCALALNSYAVSADNSQEMPRSSFTVELDTANATWLLNDVALLSTKTGELLLLTLVYDGRVVQRLDLSKSKASVLTSGITKVGNSLFFLGSRLGDSLLVQFTCGVGSSVLSSDMKDEVGDIEGDAPLAKRLRMSSSDALQDMVSGEELSLYGSAPNNAESAQKSFSFAVRDSLINVGPLKDFSYGLRINADANATGIAKQSNYELVCCSGHGKNGALCVLRQSIRPEMITEVELPGCKGIWTVYHKNARGHNADSSKIAASDDEYHAYLIISLEARTMVLETADLLSEVTESVDYFVQGRTIAAGNLFGRRRVVQVYERGARILDGSFMTQDLSFGTSNSEMGSGSESSTVLSVSIVDPYVLLRMSDGGIRLLVGDPSLCTVSISIPAAFESSKKSISACTLYHDKGPEPWLRKTSTDAWLSTGIDEAIDGADGVSHDQGDVYCVVCYESGSLEIFDVPNFNCVFSVDKFVSGNAHLVDTLMRDPPKDPQKLINKSSEEVSGQGRKENIQNMKVVELAMQRWSGQHSRPFLFGILNDGMILCYHAYLFEGPETASKTEDLASAQNTTGVSNLSASRLRNLRFVRVPLDTYAKKDTSNETSCQRMTIFKNIAGYQGLFLSGSRPAWFMVFRERLRIHPQGILKICQLPPITSYDNYWPVQKIPLKGTPHQVTYFAEKNLYPLIVSVPVHKPLNQVLSSLVDQEVGHQVENHNLSSDELHRTYSVDEFEIRIMEPDKSGGPWQTKATIPMQTSENALTVRVVTLFNTTTKENETLLAIGTAYVQGEDVAGRGRVLLFSAGKSADDTQTLVSEVYSKELKGAISALASLQGHLLIASGPKIILHKWNGTELNGVAFFDVPPLYVVSLNIVKNFILLGDVHKSIYFLSWKEQGAQLTLLAKDFGNLDCFATEFLIDGSTLSLVVADEQKNIQIFYYAPKMSESWKGQKLLSRAEFHVGTHVTKFLRLQMLSTSSDRTGTNPGSDKTNRYALLFGTLDGSIGCIAPLDELTFRRLQSLQKKLVDAVPHVAGLNPRAFRQFQSNGKAHRPGPDTIVDCELLSHYEMLPLEEQLEIANQIGTTRSQIFSNLNDLSIGTSFL, encoded by the exons ATGAGCTTCGCGGCATACAAGATGATGCACTGGCCGACGGGCATTGAGAACTGTGCATCGGGGTTCATCTCTCACTCACGCTCCGACTTCGTGCCTCGAATTCCTCCGATTCAGACGGAGGACCTCGAGTCTGAATGGCCCACCTCGCGCCGAGAAATCGGCCCCATTCCAAACCTCGTCGTCACCGCCGGGAATGTCCTTGAAGTGTACGTCGTCAGAGTTCAAGAGGAAGATGGCACCAGAGGCCCTAGGGCTTCAGGAGAACCCAAACGTGGTGGTCTCATGGACGGCGTCTCTGGGGCTTCGCTTGAGCTCGTTTGCCATTACAG ATTGCACGGTAATGTGGTAACAATGGCGATATTATCTAGTGGAGGTGGAGATGGTTCCAGAAGAAGAGATTCTATTATTTTAACCTTTGAAGATGCGAAAATTTCAGTTCTAGAGTTTGATGATTCAATTCATGGACTTCGTACTAG CTCTATGCACTGTTTTGAGGGCCCAGAGTGGCTTCATTTGAGAAGAGGTAGAGAGTCATTTGCAAGAGGCCCATTGGTTAAGGTTGATCCTCAAGGAAGGTGTGGAAGCATTCTTGTTTATGGTCTGCAAATGATAATACTTAAAGCTTCTCAG ggTGGCTCTGGTTTGGTTGGAGATGATGATAGTTTTGGTTCTGGAGGTGCAATTTCTGCTCGTATTGAGTCATCTTACATTGTTAATCTACGAGATATGGACATGAAGCATGTAAAGGATTTTACATTTTTACATG GTTATATCGAGCCTGTGATGGTTATCCTTCATGAGCGGGAGCTTACCTGGGCTGGGCGTGTCTCATGGAAGCACCACACTTGTATGATTTCTGCACTTAGTATCAGCACAACTTTGAAGCAGCATCCTCTTATATGGTCAGCTGTT AATCTCCCACATGATGCCTACAAGCTACTTGCTGTACCATCTCCAATTGGTGGTGTTCTTGTGATTAGTGCAAATTCTATTCATTACCATAGCCAG TCAGCCTCATGTGCGTTGGCATTGAACAGTTACGCTGTTTCTGCTGATAACAG TCAAGAGATGCCAAGATCTAGTTTCACCGTGGAGCTTGACACTGCCAATGCAACTTGGTTATTGAACGATGTAGCCTTGCTGTCTACAAAAACTGGAGAGCTACTATTGCTTACCCTTGTTTATGACGGACG GGTTGTGCAGAGACTTGACCTTTCAAAGTCTAAAGCTTCAGTACTTACGTCG GGTATTACGAAAGTTGGAAATTCGTTATTTTTTCTGGGCAGTCGGTTGGGGGACAGTTTGCTTGTGCAGTTCACTTGTGGTGTAGGGAGCTCAGTGTTGTCATCTGATATGAAGGATGAG GTAGGAGATATTGAAGGTGATGCCCCATTGGCAAAGCGATTGCGAATGTCATCTTCTGATGCATTGCAAGATATGGTTAGTGGCGAGGAGCTCTCTTTGTATGGGTCAGCTCCAAATAATGCAGAATCAGCTCAG AAGTCTTTTTCATTTGCTGTAAGGGACTCTTTGATTAATGTTGGTCCTTTGAAGGACTTCTCCTATGGTTTAAGGATTAATGCAGATGCAAATGCTACTGGAATTGCTAAACAGAGTAATTACGAACTG GTGTGCTGTTCGGGTCATGGAAAGAATGGTGCTCTCTGTGTTCTTCGTCAATCAATTCGTCCAGAAATGATTACTGAG GTTGAACTACCAGGCTGCAAGGGAATTTGGACTGTTTACCACAAGAATGCACGTGGTCATAATGCTGACTCTTCTAAAATTGCTGCTTCTGATGACGAGTATCATGCATATTTAATTATAAGTCTGGAGGCTCGTACAATG GTACTTGAAACAGCTGATCTTCTGAGTGAAGTCACAGAAAGTGTCGACTATTTCGTGCAAGGGAGAACAATTGCTGCAGGGAATTTGTTTGGAAG gCGTCGAGTTGTGCAGGTTTATGAACGTGGTGCTCGAATTTTAGATGGTTCTTTTATGACTCAGGATTTAAGCTTTGGAACTTCAAACTCTGAAATGGGTTCTGGTTCAGAGAGCTCCACAGTGCTATCAGTTTCTATTGTTGATCCCTATGTTTTACTGAGAATGTCTGATGGTGGTATCCGGCTCCTTGTTGGAG ATCCTTCTTTGTGCACTGTTTCTATAAGCATTCCAGCTGCCTTTGAGAGCTCAAAGAAATCGATATCTGCCTGCACACTGTATCATGATAAAGGACCTGAGCCATGGCTCCGGAAGACAAGTACTGATGCTTGGCTTTCCACAGGAATTGACGAGGCTATTGATGGTGCTGATGGTGTCTCACATGATCAGGGTGATGTATATTGTGTTGTTTGTTATGAAAGCGGTTCCCTTGAAATATTTGATGTGCCCAATTTCAATTGTGTTTTCTCTGTGGATAAGTTTGTATCGGGAAATGCACACCTCGTTGATACATTAATGCGAGACCCACCAAAAGATCCCCAAAAACTGATCAACAAAAGTTCTGAAGAAGTGAGTGGCCAGGGCCGGAAAGAAAATATACAGAATATGAAAGTTGTAGAGCTGGCTATGCAGAGATGGTCGGGACAGCATAGCCGTCCTTTTCTTTTCGGGATTTTGAATGATGGGATGATTCTTTGTTACCATGCTTACTTGTTTGAAGGTCCAGAGACTGCCTCTAAAACTGAGGATTTAGCTTCTGCTCAGAATACTACTGGTGTAAGCAATCTTAGTGCTTCCAGGCTCAGAAATTTGAGATTTGTTCGTGTCCCCTTGGACACATATGCTAAAAAGGACACATCAAATGAGACATCGTGCCAAAGAATGACAATTTTTAAGAACATTGCTGGCTATCAGGGGTTGTTCCTTTCCGGGTCAAGACCAGCTTGGTTTATGGTGTTCAGAGAACGTCTACGCATTCATCCACAG GGTATTTTGAAGATTTGCCAACTGCCGCCCATCACAAGTTATGACAATTATTGGCCAGTACAAAAG ATTCCGTTGAAAGGAACTCCTCATCAGGTCACTTACTTTGCTGAGAAGAATTTATACCCGCTTATAGTTTCAGTACCC GTTCATAAGCCACTGAATCAAGTTCTTTCATCTCTGGTTGATCAAGAAGTTGGCCATCAGgttgaaaatcataacttgAGTTCTGATGAACTACACCGAACTTATAGTGTTGATGAATTTGAGATTCGGATTATGGAGCCGGACAAATCTGGTGGCCCTTGGCAAACTAAAGCTACCATTCCAATGCAAACTTCTGAAAATGCTCTAACTGTTCGAGTGGTTACACTTTTT AATACAACCACAAAAGAGAATGAAACACTTTTAGCAATTGGGACTGCTTATGTGCAAGGGGAGGATGTTGCTGGGAGAGGACgggttcttttattttcagcTGGAAAAAGTGCTGACGATACCCAGACCTTG GTTTCAGAGGTTTACTCCAAAGAATTGAAGGGTGCCATTTCTGCATTAGCCTCACTTCAAGGTCATCTGTTGATAGCTTCTGGCCCTAAAATTATTTTACACAAGTGGAATGGTACTGAACTGAATGGTGTGGCATTTTTTGATGTTCCACCATTATATGTTGTGAGCTTAAATATT GTCAAGAATTTTATCCTTCTCGGTGACGTTCACAAAAGCATTTACTTTCTCAGTTGGAAGGAGCAGGGAGCTCAACTCACTTTATTGGCCAAGGATTTTGGTAACCTTGATTGTTTTGCAACGGAGTTTTTGATTGACGGAAGTACGCTGAGCCTTGTAGTTGCAGACGAGCAAAAGAACATTCAG ATCTTTTACTATGCACCAAAGATGTCTGAGAGTTGGAAAGGCCAGAAGCTTCTCTCAAGGGCTGAGTTTCATGTTGGTACCCATGTGACTAAGTTCCTGCGGTTGCAGATGCTCTCTACTTCATCTGACCGAACAGGGACCAATCCGGGCTCTGATAAAACCAATCGCTATGCTCTGTTATTCGGTACCCTGGATGGGAGCATTGGCTGTATTGCACCTCTTGATGAACTGACATTTCGTAGGTTGCAGTCATTACAGAAAAAGCTTGTGGATGCTGTTCCCCATGTTGCTGGTCTGAATCCAAGAGCTTTCCGCCAGTTTCAGTCAAATGGAAAGGCTCATCGGCCTGGCCCTGACACCATAGTTGACTGTGAGCTTCTAAGCCA TTATGAGATGCTTCCATTGGAGGAACAGCTTGAAATTGCAAACCAGATAGGGACGACTCGTTCACAAATTTTCTCAAACTTAAATGACCTCTCCATAGGAACGAGCTTCTTGTGA
- the LOC117618548 gene encoding cleavage and polyadenylation specificity factor subunit 1 isoform X4 translates to MSFAAYKMMHWPTGIENCASGFISHSRSDFVPRIPPIQTEDLESEWPTSRREIGPIPNLVVTAGNVLEVYVVRVQEEDGTRGPRASGEPKRGGLMDGVSGASLELVCHYRLHGNVVTMAILSSGGGDGSRRRDSIILTFEDAKISVLEFDDSIHGLRTSSMHCFEGPEWLHLRRGRESFARGPLVKVDPQGRCGSILVYGLQMIILKASQGGSGLVGDDDSFGSGGAISARIESSYIVNLRDMDMKHVKDFTFLHGYIEPVMVILHERELTWAGRVSWKHHTCMISALSISTTLKQHPLIWSAVNLPHDAYKLLAVPSPIGGVLVISANSIHYHSQSASCALALNSYAVSADNSQEMPRSSFTVELDTANATWLLNDVALLSTKTGELLLLTLVYDGRVVQRLDLSKSKASVLTSGITKVGNSLFFLGSRLGDSLLVQFTCGVGSSVLSSDMKDEVGDIEGDAPLAKRLRMSSSDALQDMVSGEELSLYGSAPNNAESAQKSFSFAVRDSLINVGPLKDFSYGLRINADANATGIAKQSNYELVCCSGHGKNGALCVLRQSIRPEMITEVELPGCKGIWTVYHKNARGHNADSSKIAASDDEYHAYLIISLEARTMVLETADLLSEVTESVDYFVQGRTIAAGNLFGRRRVVQVYERGARILDGSFMTQDLSFGTSNSEMGSGSESSTVLSVSIVDPYVLLRMSDGGIRLLVGDPSLCTVSISIPAAFESSKKSISACTLYHDKGPEPWLRKTSTDAWLSTGIDEAIDGADGVSHDQGDVYCVVCYESGSLEIFDVPNFNCVFSVDKFVSGNAHLVDTLMRDPPKDPQKLINKSSEEVSGQGRKENIQNMKVVELAMQRWSGQHSRPFLFGILNDGMILCYHAYLFEGPETASKTEDLASAQNTTGVSNLSASRLRNLRFVRVPLDTYAKKDTSNETSCQRMTIFKNIAGYQGLFLSGSRPAWFMVFRERLRIHPQLCDGSVVAVTVLHNVNCNHGLIYVTSQGILKICQLPPITSYDNYWPVQKIPLKGTPHQVTYFAEKNLYPLIVSVPVHKPLNQVLSSLVDQEVGHQVENHNLSSDELHRTYSVDEFEIRIMEPDKSGGPWQTKATIPMQTSENALTVRVVTLFNTTTKENETLLAIGTAYVQGEDVAGRGRVLLFSAGKSADDTQTLVSEVYSKELKGAISALASLQGHLLIASGPKIILHKWNGTELNGVAFFDVPPLYVVSLNITKFLLAGQEFYPSR, encoded by the exons ATGAGCTTCGCGGCATACAAGATGATGCACTGGCCGACGGGCATTGAGAACTGTGCATCGGGGTTCATCTCTCACTCACGCTCCGACTTCGTGCCTCGAATTCCTCCGATTCAGACGGAGGACCTCGAGTCTGAATGGCCCACCTCGCGCCGAGAAATCGGCCCCATTCCAAACCTCGTCGTCACCGCCGGGAATGTCCTTGAAGTGTACGTCGTCAGAGTTCAAGAGGAAGATGGCACCAGAGGCCCTAGGGCTTCAGGAGAACCCAAACGTGGTGGTCTCATGGACGGCGTCTCTGGGGCTTCGCTTGAGCTCGTTTGCCATTACAG ATTGCACGGTAATGTGGTAACAATGGCGATATTATCTAGTGGAGGTGGAGATGGTTCCAGAAGAAGAGATTCTATTATTTTAACCTTTGAAGATGCGAAAATTTCAGTTCTAGAGTTTGATGATTCAATTCATGGACTTCGTACTAG CTCTATGCACTGTTTTGAGGGCCCAGAGTGGCTTCATTTGAGAAGAGGTAGAGAGTCATTTGCAAGAGGCCCATTGGTTAAGGTTGATCCTCAAGGAAGGTGTGGAAGCATTCTTGTTTATGGTCTGCAAATGATAATACTTAAAGCTTCTCAG ggTGGCTCTGGTTTGGTTGGAGATGATGATAGTTTTGGTTCTGGAGGTGCAATTTCTGCTCGTATTGAGTCATCTTACATTGTTAATCTACGAGATATGGACATGAAGCATGTAAAGGATTTTACATTTTTACATG GTTATATCGAGCCTGTGATGGTTATCCTTCATGAGCGGGAGCTTACCTGGGCTGGGCGTGTCTCATGGAAGCACCACACTTGTATGATTTCTGCACTTAGTATCAGCACAACTTTGAAGCAGCATCCTCTTATATGGTCAGCTGTT AATCTCCCACATGATGCCTACAAGCTACTTGCTGTACCATCTCCAATTGGTGGTGTTCTTGTGATTAGTGCAAATTCTATTCATTACCATAGCCAG TCAGCCTCATGTGCGTTGGCATTGAACAGTTACGCTGTTTCTGCTGATAACAG TCAAGAGATGCCAAGATCTAGTTTCACCGTGGAGCTTGACACTGCCAATGCAACTTGGTTATTGAACGATGTAGCCTTGCTGTCTACAAAAACTGGAGAGCTACTATTGCTTACCCTTGTTTATGACGGACG GGTTGTGCAGAGACTTGACCTTTCAAAGTCTAAAGCTTCAGTACTTACGTCG GGTATTACGAAAGTTGGAAATTCGTTATTTTTTCTGGGCAGTCGGTTGGGGGACAGTTTGCTTGTGCAGTTCACTTGTGGTGTAGGGAGCTCAGTGTTGTCATCTGATATGAAGGATGAG GTAGGAGATATTGAAGGTGATGCCCCATTGGCAAAGCGATTGCGAATGTCATCTTCTGATGCATTGCAAGATATGGTTAGTGGCGAGGAGCTCTCTTTGTATGGGTCAGCTCCAAATAATGCAGAATCAGCTCAG AAGTCTTTTTCATTTGCTGTAAGGGACTCTTTGATTAATGTTGGTCCTTTGAAGGACTTCTCCTATGGTTTAAGGATTAATGCAGATGCAAATGCTACTGGAATTGCTAAACAGAGTAATTACGAACTG GTGTGCTGTTCGGGTCATGGAAAGAATGGTGCTCTCTGTGTTCTTCGTCAATCAATTCGTCCAGAAATGATTACTGAG GTTGAACTACCAGGCTGCAAGGGAATTTGGACTGTTTACCACAAGAATGCACGTGGTCATAATGCTGACTCTTCTAAAATTGCTGCTTCTGATGACGAGTATCATGCATATTTAATTATAAGTCTGGAGGCTCGTACAATG GTACTTGAAACAGCTGATCTTCTGAGTGAAGTCACAGAAAGTGTCGACTATTTCGTGCAAGGGAGAACAATTGCTGCAGGGAATTTGTTTGGAAG gCGTCGAGTTGTGCAGGTTTATGAACGTGGTGCTCGAATTTTAGATGGTTCTTTTATGACTCAGGATTTAAGCTTTGGAACTTCAAACTCTGAAATGGGTTCTGGTTCAGAGAGCTCCACAGTGCTATCAGTTTCTATTGTTGATCCCTATGTTTTACTGAGAATGTCTGATGGTGGTATCCGGCTCCTTGTTGGAG ATCCTTCTTTGTGCACTGTTTCTATAAGCATTCCAGCTGCCTTTGAGAGCTCAAAGAAATCGATATCTGCCTGCACACTGTATCATGATAAAGGACCTGAGCCATGGCTCCGGAAGACAAGTACTGATGCTTGGCTTTCCACAGGAATTGACGAGGCTATTGATGGTGCTGATGGTGTCTCACATGATCAGGGTGATGTATATTGTGTTGTTTGTTATGAAAGCGGTTCCCTTGAAATATTTGATGTGCCCAATTTCAATTGTGTTTTCTCTGTGGATAAGTTTGTATCGGGAAATGCACACCTCGTTGATACATTAATGCGAGACCCACCAAAAGATCCCCAAAAACTGATCAACAAAAGTTCTGAAGAAGTGAGTGGCCAGGGCCGGAAAGAAAATATACAGAATATGAAAGTTGTAGAGCTGGCTATGCAGAGATGGTCGGGACAGCATAGCCGTCCTTTTCTTTTCGGGATTTTGAATGATGGGATGATTCTTTGTTACCATGCTTACTTGTTTGAAGGTCCAGAGACTGCCTCTAAAACTGAGGATTTAGCTTCTGCTCAGAATACTACTGGTGTAAGCAATCTTAGTGCTTCCAGGCTCAGAAATTTGAGATTTGTTCGTGTCCCCTTGGACACATATGCTAAAAAGGACACATCAAATGAGACATCGTGCCAAAGAATGACAATTTTTAAGAACATTGCTGGCTATCAGGGGTTGTTCCTTTCCGGGTCAAGACCAGCTTGGTTTATGGTGTTCAGAGAACGTCTACGCATTCATCCACAG cTTTGTGATGGTTCAGTCGTTGCCGTCACTGTTCTTCACAATGTTAACTGTAACCATGGGCTCATATATGTTACATCACAG GGTATTTTGAAGATTTGCCAACTGCCGCCCATCACAAGTTATGACAATTATTGGCCAGTACAAAAG ATTCCGTTGAAAGGAACTCCTCATCAGGTCACTTACTTTGCTGAGAAGAATTTATACCCGCTTATAGTTTCAGTACCC GTTCATAAGCCACTGAATCAAGTTCTTTCATCTCTGGTTGATCAAGAAGTTGGCCATCAGgttgaaaatcataacttgAGTTCTGATGAACTACACCGAACTTATAGTGTTGATGAATTTGAGATTCGGATTATGGAGCCGGACAAATCTGGTGGCCCTTGGCAAACTAAAGCTACCATTCCAATGCAAACTTCTGAAAATGCTCTAACTGTTCGAGTGGTTACACTTTTT AATACAACCACAAAAGAGAATGAAACACTTTTAGCAATTGGGACTGCTTATGTGCAAGGGGAGGATGTTGCTGGGAGAGGACgggttcttttattttcagcTGGAAAAAGTGCTGACGATACCCAGACCTTG GTTTCAGAGGTTTACTCCAAAGAATTGAAGGGTGCCATTTCTGCATTAGCCTCACTTCAAGGTCATCTGTTGATAGCTTCTGGCCCTAAAATTATTTTACACAAGTGGAATGGTACTGAACTGAATGGTGTGGCATTTTTTGATGTTCCACCATTATATGTTGTGAGCTTAAATATT ACAAAATTTCTTCTTGCAGGTCAAGAATTTTATCCTTCTCGGTGA